A region of Thermus oshimai DSM 12092 DNA encodes the following proteins:
- the nrfH gene encoding cytochrome c nitrite reductase small subunit produces the protein MSFLRSAPWLAGLGFILGLAGYAFYQGKGWSYLSNDPRACVNCHIMRDQYESWQHSSHRNWATCNDCHMPHTFLGKWTTKAVSGLRHSVAFTTGRFPEPIVITPWNKAIALDNCVACHRPVVEQMLLRPGVHGPEDLNCTACHGNVGHRALK, from the coding sequence ATGAGCTTTCTGCGCAGCGCCCCTTGGCTGGCCGGTCTGGGGTTTATCCTCGGCCTAGCCGGGTACGCGTTCTATCAAGGAAAGGGGTGGTCGTATCTCAGCAACGATCCCCGGGCGTGCGTCAACTGCCACATCATGCGGGATCAGTACGAATCCTGGCAACACTCCAGCCATCGCAACTGGGCCACGTGTAACGATTGCCACATGCCCCACACCTTCTTGGGCAAATGGACCACCAAAGCCGTCAGCGGTCTCCGTCACAGCGTGGCCTTCACCACGGGGCGTTTTCCTGAACCCATCGTCATTACCCCCTGGAACAAGGCCATAGCCCTGGACAACTGCGTGGCCTGCCACCGCCCGGTGGTGGAACAGATGCTCCTCCGGCCGGGGGTTCATGGACCGGAAGATCTCAACTGCACCGCCTGCCACGGCAACGTAGGGCACAGGGCCCTGAAGTGA
- a CDS encoding ammonia-forming cytochrome c nitrite reductase subunit c552, with product MEIGELEVDPAVWGQNFPLHYDRFLRTREEYGRTAYGGGVRYDKLAEKPFLKLAWAGHPFSVDYKEDRGHHYAQLDQYQTKRTTEFKQPGACLNCHTGEFVKLVAEIGWDTLNRTPYNEFRERLAAGGHLGVTCADCHDPKTMALRITRPALENALKAQGKDWRQASRQEMRSLVCAQCHVEYYFLGEGKTLTFPWSRGTSVEAIEAHYDAYGFKDWTHAITQAPMIKMQHPEYELYTTSVHHQAGVACADCHMPYIRVGGMKISDHWIRSPLTQVAQSCQTCHRVPEAELLNRVKTIQDRTKELATTTEKALEDAILAIQKAMEAGVPDEALEEARKLHRAAQLRWDFVDAENSMGFHSPQEAARILLHATDLARQAQLAAERALAKR from the coding sequence GTGGAGATCGGGGAGCTGGAGGTGGACCCTGCCGTTTGGGGCCAAAACTTTCCCCTCCACTATGACCGCTTCCTGCGGACCAGGGAGGAGTATGGGCGGACGGCCTATGGGGGTGGGGTCCGCTACGACAAGCTAGCAGAAAAGCCTTTCCTAAAGCTGGCCTGGGCCGGCCACCCCTTCTCCGTAGATTACAAGGAGGACCGGGGCCACCACTACGCCCAGCTGGACCAATACCAAACCAAGCGGACCACGGAATTCAAGCAGCCGGGCGCTTGCTTAAACTGCCACACCGGCGAGTTTGTGAAGCTGGTGGCGGAAATAGGGTGGGACACCCTCAACCGCACCCCTTACAACGAGTTCCGGGAGCGGTTGGCGGCGGGCGGGCACCTCGGGGTTACCTGCGCGGATTGTCACGATCCCAAAACCATGGCCCTACGCATCACCCGGCCCGCTTTGGAAAACGCGCTCAAAGCCCAGGGTAAGGACTGGAGGCAGGCCTCGAGGCAGGAGATGCGCTCCCTGGTCTGCGCCCAGTGCCACGTGGAGTACTACTTCCTAGGTGAAGGGAAAACCCTCACCTTCCCTTGGTCGCGCGGCACCAGCGTGGAGGCCATAGAAGCCCACTACGACGCTTACGGGTTTAAGGACTGGACCCACGCCATCACCCAAGCCCCCATGATCAAGATGCAACACCCGGAGTACGAGCTCTACACCACCAGCGTGCACCACCAGGCGGGCGTGGCCTGCGCGGACTGCCACATGCCCTACATCCGGGTGGGGGGGATGAAGATCAGCGATCACTGGATCCGGAGCCCCCTGACCCAAGTGGCCCAAAGCTGCCAGACCTGCCACCGGGTACCCGAAGCGGAGCTCTTAAACCGGGTCAAGACCATCCAGGACCGGACCAAGGAGCTCGCCACCACCACCGAAAAAGCCTTGGAGGACGCTATCCTAGCCATCCAAAAGGCCATGGAGGCGGGGGTACCGGACGAGGCGCTAGAGGAGGCGCGGAAGCTCCATCGGGCAGCCCAGCTCCGCTGGGACTTCGTTGACGCGGAAAACAGCATGGGGTTCCACAGCCCTCAGGAAGCTGCCCGCATCCTCCTCCACGCCACCGATCTAGCCCGGCAGGCCCAGCTGGCGGCAGAGCGCGCCTTGGCCAAGCGGTAA
- the ppdK gene encoding pyruvate, phosphate dikinase → MVQVYLLSEARGLGKEVLGGKGFGLVEMAQAGFPVPPAFIVPTEACRAYLKEGAVPGLEEAVAAKMAALEGLVGKRFGRGEGATPPLLVSVRSGAPVSMPGMMDTILNLGLTLEGVGALARATGNPRFAWDTFRRLVQMYGEVVLGVEAQAFEALLEEAKRRRGVGADSALGAEDLEELSFRFLRLLEERGTPFPMDPWAQLQGAIEAVFKSWQNPRARAYRRIYGIPEEMGTAVVVQAMVFGNLGEDSGTGVGFTRNPATGEKGLYGEYLRNAQGEDVVAGVRTPEPLEALKAYAPGVYEELRGVAERLERHFRDMQDFEFTVERGRLFLLQTRSGKRTAKAAVRIAVEMAEEGLISREEALLRVEANALPGLLRPEVDREKAPKPLLKGLPASPGAAIGHAVFSNEAAERLSAQGLPTILVRPETTPEDITGMYLSRGILTARGGLTSHAAVVARGLGVPAVVGAEALRVFPEAGRALVDGVEIREGDLLTLDGGTGEVFLGAVPLLEEGDTALLEKLLAWAEPHRRLGVRANADTPEDAKRARALGAEGIGLCRTEHMFFAQERLPYVQRLILAKDEAEEEEALKHLFAFQKEDFKGILKAMDGLPVTVRLLDPPLHEFLPSEEELRKRGDEEAKALLERVEALKEVNPMLGFRGVRLLLLRPKIFRMQLRALLEAARELREEGLDPRPEVMVPLVADPKEVERARALAEELFQEYGPIPFGTMLETPRACLLAGEIAPLVDFFSFGTNDLTQMTFGLSRDDAGRFLPRYLEEGLFPFDPTERLDEKGVGRLLQLAVEEGRRANPRLKLGLCGEHGGEAGSVRFVEPLLDYVSASPYRVLTARLAAAQAGLERPRVPVGVE, encoded by the coding sequence ATGGTCCAGGTGTACCTGCTTTCGGAGGCCCGGGGGCTCGGCAAGGAGGTCCTAGGGGGGAAGGGGTTTGGCCTGGTGGAGATGGCCCAGGCAGGCTTCCCCGTACCCCCCGCCTTCATCGTCCCCACGGAGGCCTGCCGGGCCTACCTCAAGGAGGGGGCCGTGCCCGGCCTGGAGGAGGCGGTGGCGGCCAAGATGGCGGCCCTCGAGGGCCTAGTAGGGAAGCGCTTCGGCCGGGGGGAGGGGGCCACCCCTCCCCTCCTCGTTTCCGTGCGCAGCGGGGCCCCGGTCTCCATGCCCGGGATGATGGACACCATCCTCAACCTCGGCCTCACCCTGGAGGGGGTAGGGGCCTTGGCCCGGGCCACGGGGAACCCCCGCTTCGCCTGGGACACCTTCCGCCGCCTGGTGCAGATGTACGGGGAGGTGGTCCTGGGGGTGGAGGCCCAGGCCTTTGAGGCCCTTTTGGAGGAGGCCAAGCGGAGAAGGGGCGTGGGGGCGGACAGCGCCCTGGGAGCAGAAGACCTGGAGGAGCTTTCCTTCCGCTTCCTCCGCCTTTTGGAAGAGCGGGGCACCCCCTTCCCCATGGACCCCTGGGCCCAGCTCCAGGGGGCCATAGAGGCGGTCTTCAAGAGCTGGCAGAACCCCCGGGCCAGGGCCTACCGCCGCATCTACGGCATCCCCGAGGAGATGGGCACCGCGGTGGTGGTCCAGGCCATGGTCTTCGGCAACCTGGGGGAGGATTCGGGCACCGGGGTGGGCTTCACCCGCAACCCGGCCACGGGGGAGAAGGGCCTTTACGGGGAGTACCTTCGGAACGCCCAAGGGGAGGACGTGGTGGCGGGGGTGCGCACCCCCGAGCCCCTCGAGGCCCTGAAGGCCTACGCCCCCGGGGTCTACGAGGAGCTAAGGGGGGTGGCCGAGCGCCTGGAGCGCCACTTCCGGGACATGCAGGACTTTGAGTTCACCGTGGAGCGGGGAAGGCTCTTTCTCCTCCAGACCCGAAGCGGCAAGCGCACGGCCAAAGCCGCGGTGCGCATCGCGGTGGAGATGGCGGAAGAGGGCCTCATCTCCCGGGAGGAGGCCCTCCTAAGGGTGGAGGCCAACGCCCTCCCCGGCCTCCTCCGCCCCGAGGTGGACCGGGAAAAGGCCCCCAAACCTCTCCTGAAAGGCCTTCCCGCAAGCCCCGGGGCGGCCATAGGCCACGCGGTCTTCAGCAACGAGGCCGCGGAGCGCTTGAGCGCCCAGGGCCTTCCCACCATCCTGGTGCGGCCCGAGACCACCCCGGAGGACATCACCGGGATGTACCTCTCCCGGGGCATCCTCACCGCCCGGGGCGGCCTCACCTCCCACGCGGCGGTGGTGGCCCGGGGCCTGGGGGTGCCCGCGGTGGTGGGGGCGGAGGCCCTAAGGGTCTTCCCCGAGGCGGGGCGGGCCCTGGTGGACGGGGTGGAGATCCGGGAAGGGGACCTCCTCACCCTGGACGGGGGCACGGGGGAGGTCTTTCTCGGGGCGGTGCCGCTTCTGGAGGAGGGAGACACGGCGCTTTTGGAAAAGCTCCTCGCCTGGGCCGAGCCCCACCGGCGCCTGGGGGTGCGGGCCAACGCGGACACCCCCGAGGACGCCAAGAGGGCCCGGGCCCTGGGGGCGGAGGGGATCGGGCTTTGCCGCACGGAGCACATGTTCTTCGCCCAAGAGCGCCTGCCCTACGTGCAGAGGCTTATCCTGGCGAAGGATGAAGCGGAGGAGGAAGAGGCTTTAAAGCACCTCTTCGCCTTCCAGAAGGAGGACTTCAAGGGGATCCTAAAGGCCATGGACGGCCTCCCCGTCACCGTGCGCCTCCTGGACCCGCCCCTGCACGAGTTCCTGCCCTCGGAGGAGGAGCTTAGGAAGCGGGGGGACGAGGAGGCCAAGGCCCTCTTGGAGCGGGTGGAGGCCCTAAAGGAGGTGAACCCCATGCTGGGCTTCCGGGGGGTCAGGCTCCTCCTCCTCAGGCCCAAGATCTTCCGCATGCAGCTTAGGGCCCTCCTGGAGGCCGCCCGGGAGCTCCGGGAAGAGGGCCTGGACCCCAGGCCTGAGGTCATGGTCCCCCTGGTGGCCGACCCCAAGGAGGTGGAAAGGGCGAGGGCTCTGGCGGAGGAGCTCTTCCAGGAATACGGCCCCATCCCCTTCGGCACCATGCTGGAAACCCCCAGGGCCTGCCTCCTCGCGGGGGAGATCGCCCCTTTGGTGGACTTCTTCAGCTTCGGCACCAACGACCTCACCCAGATGACCTTCGGCCTCTCCCGGGACGACGCGGGCCGCTTCCTGCCCCGCTACCTGGAGGAGGGGCTCTTCCCCTTTGACCCCACGGAGCGCCTGGACGAGAAGGGGGTGGGGCGGCTCCTCCAGCTTGCGGTGGAGGAGGGGCGGCGGGCGAACCCCAGGCTCAAGCTCGGCCTCTGCGGGGAGCACGGGGGGGAGGCGGGGAGCGTGCGCTTCGTGGAACCCCTCCTGGACTACGTCTCCGCCAGCCCCTACCGGGTCCTCACCGCCCGGCTGGCCGCGGCCCAGGCGGGCCTGGAGCGGCCCAGGGTGCCCGTGGGTGTAGAGTAG